In Solanum stenotomum isolate F172 chromosome 6, ASM1918654v1, whole genome shotgun sequence, one DNA window encodes the following:
- the LOC125868202 gene encoding C2 domain-containing protein At1g53590-like isoform X2 codes for MASITEVTILHHVGIVLIVLWLLNSFNYGHPLVYFISLIYLYLVNEQYVTRLKKKLQFEEKRQSNQRRKDIAVQSLYLGRSPPMFTEMRVLRESTGDDHLVLELGMNFRSADDMSAILAAKLKKRLGFGMVTKLHLLGMHIEGKVLIGVKFLRKWPFLGRLRVCFAEPPYFQMTVKPIFTHGIDVTELPGVAGWLDNLLSVAFEQTLVEPNMLVVDMEKFVSPQQDKSWFSIDAKEPIAHVILEVLEAEDLKPADLNGLSDPYVKGHLGPYRFKTRTQKKTLAPQWQEEFKIPVCSWESPNDMLNIDVCDKDHFSSDETLGDNSINICDYRDGQRHDIWLSLRNVKTGRLRIAITVVEGSEKCTEQSYERAKTKTDNKQDSNSDEMDTAEGGFLPTEMDKQSSKVADTYEPINIEGQKETGMWVHHPGSEVPQVWEPRKGKSRVVDGEVLGSDADSMGGSFKLRGGGSTRGDDSDEGSGSKKTNLISRGINKIGSIFHKSQKSEDRSGNLGDPVPSPQANLKAVSAKETRVNLIMNDSVETTPRTDSKEAHEGYAQCSSSNKSRVRDKAKNILRHAVSRKSSRKSKGELEPTASERDLSVESDSSSDDFTPSVGSPLGRSVSGRFIASTSIENPNGNTVKSSELVDDKGNMKTSEEVVHDKAMNSASPKVSNL; via the exons ATGGCAAGTATAACGGAGGTTACAATTCTACATCATGTGGGCATTGTGTTAATTGTACTATGGTTGCTTAATTCCTTCAATTATGGTCACCCTTTGGTTTATTTCATCTCCTTAATCTATCTTTATCTG GTTAATGAGCAGTATGTAACTAGATTAAAGAAGAAATTGCAGTTTGAGGAAAAAAGACAGTCGAATCAACGACGA AAAGACATTGCAGTGCAGTCTCTCTACTTAGGAAGAAGCCCGCCTATGTTCACGGAAATGAGGGTTCTTCGTGAATCTACTGGAGATGATCACCTT GTATTGGAGCTGGGAATGAATTTTCGTTCTGCAGATGACATGAGTGCGATTCTTGCCGCGAAGCTGAAGAAGAGGTTGGGATTTGGGATGGTGACAAAGTTGCATCTGTTGGGAATGCACATTGAGGGAAAG GTCTTGATTGGTGTGAAGTTCCTAAGGAAGTGGCCATTTCTTGGTCGTTTGCGGGTGTGCTTTGCtgagcctccttactttcaGATGACTGTAAAACCAATTTTTACACATGGGATTGATGTGACAGAACTTCCTGGAGTTGCTGGATGGCTG GATAATCTTCTTTCTGTTGCATTTGAGCAGACACTTGTTGAG CCCAACATGCTGGTAGTTGATATGGAGAAATTTGTCTCACCCCAACAAG ACAAAAGCTGGTTTTCTATCGATGCCAAGGAGCCCATTGCCCATGTTATTTTGGAAGTCCTTGAAGCAGAAGACTTGAAACCAGCAGATTTAAATG GACTGTCTGATCCATATGTTAAGGGGCATCTTGGGCCCTACAGATTCAAGACTAGGACTCAGAAGAAGACATTAGCTCCACAGTGGCAAGAGGAGTTCAAGATTCCAGTCTGTTCATGGGAGTCTCCTAACGATATGCTCAACATAGACGTTTGTGACAAAGACCATTTTTCTTCGGATGAAACATTGGG AGATAATTCCATAAACATCTGTGATTATAGGGATGGCCAGAGGCATGATATATGGTTGTCTCTTCGTAATGTTAAAACGGGGAGATTACGTATTGCCATAACTGTAGTTGAAGGCAGCGAAAAG TGTACAGAGCAGTCATACGAGCGGGCAAAAACAAAAACGGACAACAAACAGGACAGCAATTCTGATGAGATGGATACAGCCGAAGGAGGCTTCTTACCCACCGAGATGGATAAGCAATCGTCAAAAGTTGCAGATACATATGAACCAATTAACATAGAAGGGCAGAAGGAGACTGGCATGTGGGTACACCACCCTGGCAGTGAAGTACCACAAGTTTGGGAACCGAGAAAGGGAAAGAGTCGGGTTGTCGATGGAGAAGTTCTTGGTTCTGATGCTGATTCCATGGGAGGAAGTTTCAAGTTAAGAGGGGGAGGATCTACTCGGGGTGATGATTCTGATGAAGGTAGTGGATCTAAGAAGACGAATCTAATCAGCAGGGGTATAAATAAGATCGGGTCCATTTTCCACAAAAGTCAGAAAAGCGAGGACAGGTCTGGAAATCTTGGAGATCCTGTTCCATCTCCGCAAGCTAATCTAAAGGCAGTGAGCGCAAAGGAGACCAGGGTGAATCTTATTATGAATGATTCGGTGGAAACAACTCCCCGAACTGATAGTAAAGAGGCTCATGAGGGATATGCTCAATGTAGTAGCTCCAACAAGAGCAGAGTCCGCGACAAGGCAAAGAATATCCTAAGACATGCAGTATCTCGGAAATCATCACGAAAATCTAAAGGTGAGTTAGAACCAACAGCATCAGAGAGAGATCTATCCGTGGAGTCTGATTCCTCCTCCGATGATTTTACTCCCTCAGTTGGTTCACCTCTAGGCCGTTCAGTTAGCGGACGTTTCATAGCCAGCACTAGCATTGAGAATCCCAATGGCAACACAGTGAAGAGTAGTGAATTGGTAGATGATAAGGGAAACATGAAAACTAGTGAGGAAGTAGTTCATGATAAAGCTATGAATTCAGCAAGTCCAAAAGTTTCAAACCTTTGA
- the LOC125868202 gene encoding C2 domain-containing protein At1g53590-like isoform X1, producing MASITEVTILHHVGIVLIVLWLLNSFNYGHPLVYFISLIYLYLVNEQYVTRLKKKLQFEEKRQSNQRRVLSDSETVRWLNHALEKIWPVCMENIVSQKILLPIIPWFMQKYKPWTVKDIAVQSLYLGRSPPMFTEMRVLRESTGDDHLVLELGMNFRSADDMSAILAAKLKKRLGFGMVTKLHLLGMHIEGKVLIGVKFLRKWPFLGRLRVCFAEPPYFQMTVKPIFTHGIDVTELPGVAGWLDNLLSVAFEQTLVEPNMLVVDMEKFVSPQQDKSWFSIDAKEPIAHVILEVLEAEDLKPADLNGLSDPYVKGHLGPYRFKTRTQKKTLAPQWQEEFKIPVCSWESPNDMLNIDVCDKDHFSSDETLGDNSINICDYRDGQRHDIWLSLRNVKTGRLRIAITVVEGSEKCTEQSYERAKTKTDNKQDSNSDEMDTAEGGFLPTEMDKQSSKVADTYEPINIEGQKETGMWVHHPGSEVPQVWEPRKGKSRVVDGEVLGSDADSMGGSFKLRGGGSTRGDDSDEGSGSKKTNLISRGINKIGSIFHKSQKSEDRSGNLGDPVPSPQANLKAVSAKETRVNLIMNDSVETTPRTDSKEAHEGYAQCSSSNKSRVRDKAKNILRHAVSRKSSRKSKGELEPTASERDLSVESDSSSDDFTPSVGSPLGRSVSGRFIASTSIENPNGNTVKSSELVDDKGNMKTSEEVVHDKAMNSASPKVSNL from the exons ATGGCAAGTATAACGGAGGTTACAATTCTACATCATGTGGGCATTGTGTTAATTGTACTATGGTTGCTTAATTCCTTCAATTATGGTCACCCTTTGGTTTATTTCATCTCCTTAATCTATCTTTATCTG GTTAATGAGCAGTATGTAACTAGATTAAAGAAGAAATTGCAGTTTGAGGAAAAAAGACAGTCGAATCAACGACGA GTGCTTTCTGATTCTGAAACAGTGAGGTGGTTAAACCATGCTCTTGAAAAGATTTGGCCTGTATGCATGGAGAATATCGTTTCACAGAAAATTCTCCTCCCTATCATTCCGTGGTTTATGCAGAAATACAAACCTTGGACTGTG AAAGACATTGCAGTGCAGTCTCTCTACTTAGGAAGAAGCCCGCCTATGTTCACGGAAATGAGGGTTCTTCGTGAATCTACTGGAGATGATCACCTT GTATTGGAGCTGGGAATGAATTTTCGTTCTGCAGATGACATGAGTGCGATTCTTGCCGCGAAGCTGAAGAAGAGGTTGGGATTTGGGATGGTGACAAAGTTGCATCTGTTGGGAATGCACATTGAGGGAAAG GTCTTGATTGGTGTGAAGTTCCTAAGGAAGTGGCCATTTCTTGGTCGTTTGCGGGTGTGCTTTGCtgagcctccttactttcaGATGACTGTAAAACCAATTTTTACACATGGGATTGATGTGACAGAACTTCCTGGAGTTGCTGGATGGCTG GATAATCTTCTTTCTGTTGCATTTGAGCAGACACTTGTTGAG CCCAACATGCTGGTAGTTGATATGGAGAAATTTGTCTCACCCCAACAAG ACAAAAGCTGGTTTTCTATCGATGCCAAGGAGCCCATTGCCCATGTTATTTTGGAAGTCCTTGAAGCAGAAGACTTGAAACCAGCAGATTTAAATG GACTGTCTGATCCATATGTTAAGGGGCATCTTGGGCCCTACAGATTCAAGACTAGGACTCAGAAGAAGACATTAGCTCCACAGTGGCAAGAGGAGTTCAAGATTCCAGTCTGTTCATGGGAGTCTCCTAACGATATGCTCAACATAGACGTTTGTGACAAAGACCATTTTTCTTCGGATGAAACATTGGG AGATAATTCCATAAACATCTGTGATTATAGGGATGGCCAGAGGCATGATATATGGTTGTCTCTTCGTAATGTTAAAACGGGGAGATTACGTATTGCCATAACTGTAGTTGAAGGCAGCGAAAAG TGTACAGAGCAGTCATACGAGCGGGCAAAAACAAAAACGGACAACAAACAGGACAGCAATTCTGATGAGATGGATACAGCCGAAGGAGGCTTCTTACCCACCGAGATGGATAAGCAATCGTCAAAAGTTGCAGATACATATGAACCAATTAACATAGAAGGGCAGAAGGAGACTGGCATGTGGGTACACCACCCTGGCAGTGAAGTACCACAAGTTTGGGAACCGAGAAAGGGAAAGAGTCGGGTTGTCGATGGAGAAGTTCTTGGTTCTGATGCTGATTCCATGGGAGGAAGTTTCAAGTTAAGAGGGGGAGGATCTACTCGGGGTGATGATTCTGATGAAGGTAGTGGATCTAAGAAGACGAATCTAATCAGCAGGGGTATAAATAAGATCGGGTCCATTTTCCACAAAAGTCAGAAAAGCGAGGACAGGTCTGGAAATCTTGGAGATCCTGTTCCATCTCCGCAAGCTAATCTAAAGGCAGTGAGCGCAAAGGAGACCAGGGTGAATCTTATTATGAATGATTCGGTGGAAACAACTCCCCGAACTGATAGTAAAGAGGCTCATGAGGGATATGCTCAATGTAGTAGCTCCAACAAGAGCAGAGTCCGCGACAAGGCAAAGAATATCCTAAGACATGCAGTATCTCGGAAATCATCACGAAAATCTAAAGGTGAGTTAGAACCAACAGCATCAGAGAGAGATCTATCCGTGGAGTCTGATTCCTCCTCCGATGATTTTACTCCCTCAGTTGGTTCACCTCTAGGCCGTTCAGTTAGCGGACGTTTCATAGCCAGCACTAGCATTGAGAATCCCAATGGCAACACAGTGAAGAGTAGTGAATTGGTAGATGATAAGGGAAACATGAAAACTAGTGAGGAAGTAGTTCATGATAAAGCTATGAATTCAGCAAGTCCAAAAGTTTCAAACCTTTGA